One genomic region from Haloarcula taiwanensis encodes:
- a CDS encoding phosphate ABC transporter substrate-binding protein, which translates to MAHDPDGLSDLVSRRKFIATTGATSIAAIAGCSSGSDGSDSDGSSGGSADTEAASTEMDSAETEATESSSQESVGPLESGGSSTVYPIANTAASYWNANRPASDSEYWPHGEYDIDTDQNLADYWAGLYGFEAGGEEGPPFQFTVGLSHSGTGVEKVMNGQNDIGNSSGNVEDELPDRDSYEQFVDHVVGVDGQPLVVSQEIADAGVEKITGDQLKALYKGELTNWSELGGPDREIQVLGRVKGSGTRTSFVSNVFGNPEEDTSVANRYGQNQRLAQAIAQADNAISYLALAFIDTDGLAPVALEWEGTTYSYQDDQNGLDSKAYPLSRDLHMYTWEGTSKKEAAVINMILSDFGQDTFVAPNNYFKLGARRQEEQRAKLPDQV; encoded by the coding sequence ATGGCGCACGATCCAGACGGGCTGTCAGACCTCGTATCGCGGCGGAAATTCATCGCAACAACGGGTGCGACCAGTATCGCTGCAATCGCCGGCTGTTCCAGCGGCAGCGACGGATCCGATTCCGACGGAAGCTCCGGCGGGAGCGCGGACACCGAGGCGGCGTCGACGGAGATGGACTCGGCGGAGACGGAAGCGACCGAAAGCTCCAGCCAGGAGAGCGTCGGCCCGCTCGAATCGGGCGGCTCCTCGACGGTGTACCCCATCGCCAACACGGCGGCGTCCTACTGGAACGCCAACCGCCCGGCCAGCGACAGCGAGTACTGGCCCCACGGCGAGTACGACATCGACACGGACCAGAACCTCGCCGATTACTGGGCCGGCCTCTACGGCTTCGAAGCCGGCGGCGAGGAGGGGCCGCCGTTCCAGTTCACCGTCGGCCTCTCCCACTCCGGGACCGGCGTCGAGAAGGTCATGAACGGCCAGAACGACATCGGTAATTCCTCCGGGAACGTCGAGGACGAACTCCCGGACCGTGACTCCTACGAGCAGTTCGTCGACCACGTCGTCGGGGTCGACGGCCAGCCGCTCGTGGTCTCCCAGGAAATCGCCGACGCCGGCGTCGAGAAGATTACCGGGGACCAGCTCAAAGCCCTCTACAAAGGTGAACTCACCAACTGGAGCGAACTCGGCGGTCCGGACCGCGAGATTCAGGTCCTCGGCCGTGTCAAAGGCTCGGGTACCCGGACCTCTTTCGTCTCCAACGTCTTCGGCAACCCCGAGGAGGACACCTCTGTCGCCAACCGCTACGGCCAGAACCAGCGCCTCGCACAGGCCATCGCACAGGCCGACAACGCCATCAGCTACCTCGCGCTGGCGTTCATCGACACCGACGGCCTGGCCCCCGTCGCCCTGGAGTGGGAAGGGACGACCTACAGCTATCAGGACGACCAGAACGGTCTGGACTCGAAGGCCTATCCCCTCTCGCGTGACCTCCACATGTACACGTGGGAAGGCACCTCGAAGAAGGAAGCCGCGGTCATCAACATGATCCTGTCCGACTTCGGTCAGGACACCTTCGTCGCGCCGAACAACTACTTCAAGCTCGGTGCGCGCCGTCAGGAAGAACAGCGCGCCAAGCTCCCCGACCAGGTGTAA
- a CDS encoding histidine kinase — METRKVQVTGGSTYTVSLPKEWATENDVSAGSVVEFHAERDLLLLAPQRDNGRVEGSLDVEGLENRHELTRAVMTMYVSGFDIIQLEATRITAEQRRIIRDATQGLVGLEMIEETTDRVVLQDLLDSSELSVHNAITRMRLVSLTMLSDAVEALIEDDDNLAADVMQRDDDVDRLWYMVSRVFRTVLRNPTAANEIGFPRETVFDFQSSARQLERIADHATKIASLSQEIGEITGETADLLDQLETEAIAVPETAMDALLTEDSDEAVELANEARSQIPDVDETAREVDGQIREFDPQSAQVLGLVVDSLSRTADYGGNIAESALQKAAPRPQS, encoded by the coding sequence ATGGAGACACGCAAGGTCCAGGTGACAGGCGGGTCGACGTACACCGTCTCCCTCCCCAAAGAGTGGGCAACAGAGAACGACGTGAGCGCTGGCAGCGTCGTCGAATTCCACGCTGAACGGGACCTACTGTTGCTCGCTCCGCAGCGGGACAACGGCCGCGTAGAAGGGAGTCTCGACGTGGAAGGGCTCGAAAACAGGCACGAACTCACGCGGGCGGTAATGACGATGTACGTCAGCGGCTTCGACATCATCCAACTCGAAGCGACCCGGATCACGGCCGAGCAGCGACGCATCATCCGCGATGCGACCCAGGGACTGGTCGGTCTGGAGATGATCGAGGAGACGACGGACCGGGTCGTCCTGCAGGACCTGCTCGATTCATCGGAACTGTCGGTCCACAACGCGATCACACGAATGCGACTGGTCTCGTTGACGATGCTCTCCGATGCTGTCGAGGCGCTCATCGAGGACGACGACAACCTCGCAGCGGACGTGATGCAACGCGACGACGACGTGGACCGGCTCTGGTACATGGTTTCGCGCGTGTTCCGAACCGTCCTCCGGAACCCGACGGCGGCTAACGAGATCGGCTTCCCGCGCGAGACCGTCTTCGACTTCCAGTCCAGCGCCCGCCAATTAGAGCGTATCGCTGACCACGCGACCAAGATCGCTAGCCTCTCCCAAGAGATTGGGGAGATAACTGGCGAAACCGCCGACCTGCTCGATCAGCTGGAAACCGAAGCCATTGCCGTCCCCGAAACAGCGATGGACGCACTGTTGACCGAAGACTCCGACGAGGCCGTCGAACTGGCAAACGAGGCCCGGAGTCAGATCCCTGACGTCGACGAGACCGCTCGCGAAGTCGACGGCCAGATCCGCGAGTTCGACCCACAGAGCGCGCAGGTG